Proteins encoded within one genomic window of Panicum virgatum strain AP13 chromosome 1N, P.virgatum_v5, whole genome shotgun sequence:
- the LOC120654343 gene encoding kinesin-like protein KIN-6 isoform X4 produces MEPAAAPPEPASPPPPTTVRRNPPRRARPPPTPLASAKPKPKPSSLSRFLQYEAAASIPTPPPSSSSPQEERLKVFLRIRPLPVRDHCKAVPRPMPAKDPRRKPKQAGGADLCLVPTGPNSVALTVPQSKLVDPKRGRTEVFDGFSAVFPPDSTQLDIFVQVMNPLVDDFLGGKSGLLVAMGPTGSGKTHTIFGSPRNPGILPLTLQQIFKAQDENKVASQPATTRSFSLSMFEILSEGKGERILDLLSDAAECVLQQSSIKGLQEVPLSNLADAESLVSRGMLKRSTAATNANSNSSRSQCIITIHGIHKSSDADSEHLLSNAVLTIADLAGAERERKTGNQGSRLLESNFINNTSMVFGLCLRSLLEYQKNQKKPLEKHFKNSMLTRYLRDYLEGRKKMTLVLNVKPANDDYLDTSFLLRQASPYMKIKYTSLEDSSDLVTQKRSNASLICQENKKKRKVQKPEVLGVERKENVETDNIAKVSEEDDKQHKFLNSELRRVSRSEAIMTNFARALWTVLKQYKHKLLESENAAESMTQLIRDQDIQIVELKKELEVLNSCCSSKNIPVTEDTSIDQDDSVSSGQAGRSLVSLSNKPNLGSYDASVDNFHLVAEDVSKELKSHGESISCDTSSISLIDEQELSSRGLKPEKTCFADAFGPKSHTEEGNTKVEVQAIHKKLDASECFTEQTSAHTGGVTLSSSHSDNQSDQSLTEHHMLPCLKTERVNLFPQFTSCSKKATIEQSEDEIEELSKITVEDIRHDVSIREVKHPDYLSSCQRVSSDTEDVSSSQSSLELLGMVAPQKKLAELDLEPERCEPGVVNATVECAGHSQAPEQMSDCGGRVPCLLKEITCPVKASKAPSKVSEADEAADKKKEGFACRPQDTKKTRRKLQPATAMMLKEFTSADLDVDTKREERGKSSSGVASGRSDALIRLLKARPVRRV; encoded by the exons ATGGagccagccgccgcgccgccggagccggcctctccgcctcctccgaccACCGTCCGCCGGAACCCACCACGCCGCGCGAGGCCTCCCCCCACCCCGCTCGCCTCcgccaaacccaaacccaagccctcctccctctcccgttTTCTCCAATACGAAGCCGCAGCCTCCATCCCCACTCCGCCTCCTTCCTCGTCCTCCCCGCAAGAGGAGCGCCTCAAGGTGTTCCTCCGCATCCGCCCCCTCCCGGTCCGGGACCACTGCAAGGCCGTCCCCCGCCCGATGCCCGCCAAGGACCCGCGCCGGAAGCCCAAGCAGGCCGGGGGCGCGGACCTTTGCCTCGTGCCCACCGGACCCAACTCCGTTGCGCTCACCGTCCCGCAGTCCAAGCTAGTCGACCCCAAGCGAGGCCGCACCGAGGTCTTCGACGGCTTCTCCGCCGTTTTCCCGCCCGACTCCACCCAG CTTGATATCTTCGTGCAAGTGATGAACCCACTGGTCGATGACTTTTTGGGAGGAAAGAGCGGCCTTCTGGTTGCTATGGGTCCGACAGGGTCTGGAAAGACGCATACCATCTTCGGTTCTCCGAGGAATCCTGGTATACTACCGCTTACGCTTCAGCAGATCTTCAAAGCACAGGATGAAAACAAGGTCGCCAGCCAACCGGCAACGACAAG ATCATTTTCCTTGTCAATGTTTGAGATACTTTCTGAGGGAAAAGGAGAACGCATTCTTGACCTACTGTCTGATGCTGCAGAGTGTGTTCTTCAGCAGTCATCAATCAAAGGTCTTCAAGAG GTGCCACTTTCAAATCTCGCAGATGCTGAGAGCTTAGTTTCACGTGGTATGCTGAAACGCAGCACTGCTGCAACAAATGCTAACAGCAACTCAAG CCGATCACAGTGCATCATCACTATACATGGCATTCATAAAAGCAGTGATGCGGACAGTGAACATTTACTTAGCAATGCTGTTCTGACCATAGCCGACCTTGCTGGGGCAGAGCGGGAAAGGAAAACTGGAAATCAA GGTTCAAGGCTGTTAGAAAGTAACTTCATCAACAATACATCTATGGTTTTTGGTCTCTGTTTGAGG TCTTTGCTAGAATATCAGAAGAATCAGAAGAAACCATTAGAAAAGCATTTCAAGAACTCAATG TTGACAAGGTATTTAAGGGATTACCTAGAAGGAAGGAAGAAAATGACTCTG GTTCTGAATGTGAAGCCAGCGAATGATGATTACCTGGATACATCATTTCTTCTCAGACAAGCTTCTCCGTACATGAAAATAAA GTACACCAGCCTTGAGGATTCTTCTGACTTGGTTACACAAAAGAGAAGCAATGCCTCCTTGATTTGCCAAGAGaacaagaaaaagaggaaggttcaGAAGCCCGAAGTCCTTGGG GTTGAACGGAAGGAAAACGTTGAGACAGATAATATTGCTAAAGTTTCTGAAGAAG ATGACAAGCAGCACAAGTTTCTCAACTCAGAGTTGCGAAGGGTATCCAGAAGCGAAGCAATAATGACGAACTTTGCCAGGGCTTTATGGACTGTACTAAAGCAGTATAAACACAAACTTCTG GAGTCTGAGAATGCTGCTGAGAGCATGACACAATTGATTAGAGATCAAGATATCCAAATTGTGGAGTTGAAAAAGGAGCTGGAGGTTCTAAACTCTTGCTGTTCATCCAAGAACATTCCAGTGACCGAAGACACCTCTATCGACCAAGATGATTCTGTATCATCTGGTCAAGCTGGCCGAAGTTTGGTTTCTCTATCAAATAAACCCAACCTTGGATCTTATGATGCTTCAGTAGATAATTTCCAT TTAGTAGCAGAAGATGTCTCAAAAGAACTCAAAAGCCATG GGGAATCCATCAGTTGTGATACGTCGTCGATTTCTTTGATAGATGAACAAGAACTGAGCTCCAGAGGTCTTAAG CCAGAAAAAACATGTTTTGCTGATGCTTTTGGTCCCAAGTCTCACACAGAAGAAGGAAATACCAAG GTAGAGGTACAAGCGATTCATAAGAAATTGGATGCATCTGAATGTTTTACTGAGCAAACATCTGCACACACTGGTGGTGTAACGCTTTCATCCAGCCATTCAGATAATCAATCAGATCAAAGCTTGACAG AACATCATATGCTTCCATGTCTCAAGACTGAAAGGGTCAACCTGTTTCCACAGTTCACTAGTTGCAGCAAGAAAGCTACCATAGAACAAAGTGAAGATGAAATAGAAGAGTTAAGCAAGATAACAGTAGAAGATATTCGTCATGATGTCAGTATAAGAG AAGTGAAGCATCCTGATTATCTGAGCTCTTGTCAGCGAGTGAGCTCTGACACAGAAGATGTCAGCTCCAGCCAATCTTCCTTGGAGTTGCTCGGAATG GTTGCTCCTCAAAAGAAACTTGCGGAACTGGACCTGGAACCTGAAAGATGTGAACCAGGAGTGGTAAATGCAACTGTGGAATGTGCAG GCCACAGTCAAGCTCCAGAGCAAATGAGTGATTGCGGAGGCAGGGTTCCATGTTTGCTGAAGGAAATAACTTGTCCAGTGAAGGCTTCAAAG GCCCCAAGTAAGGTCAGTGAGGCAGACGAAGCTGCAGATAAAAAGAAAGAAGGTTTTGCGTGTAGACCTCAAGATACAAAGAAAACTAGGAG GAAGCTGCAGCCAGCCACTGCTATGATGCTCAAGGAATTCACTAGTGCTGACCTTGATGTGGATACGAAAAGG GAAGAAAGAGGCAAATCATCATCCGGCGTGGCATCCGGGAGATCAGATGCGTTGATTCGACTTCTGAAGGCCCGTCCAGTCCGTAGAGTATAG
- the LOC120654343 gene encoding kinesin-like protein KIN-6 isoform X11: MEPAAAPPEPASPPPPTTVRRNPPRRARPPPTPLASAKPKPKPSSLSRFLQYEAAASIPTPPPSSSSPQEERLKVFLRIRPLPVRDHCKAVPRPMPAKDPRRKPKQAGGADLCLVPTGPNSVALTVPQSKLVDPKRGRTEVFDGFSAVFPPDSTQLDIFVQVMNPLVDDFLGGKSGLLVAMGPTGSGKTHTIFGSPRNPGILPLTLQQIFKAQDENKVASQPATTRSFSLSMFEILSEGKGERILDLLSDAAECVLQQSSIKGLQEVPLSNLADAESLVSRGMLKRSTAATNANSNSSRSQCIITIHGIHKSSDADSEHLLSNAVLTIADLAGAERERKTGNQGSRLLESNFINNTSMVFGLCLRSLLEYQKNQKKPLEKHFKNSMLTRYLRDYLEGRKKMTLVLNVKPANDDYLDTSFLLRQASPYMKIKYTSLEDSSDLVTQKRSNASLICQENKKKRKVQKPEVLGVERKENVETDNIAKVSEEDDKQHKFLNSELRRVSRSEAIMTNFARALWTVLKQYKHKLLESENAAESMTQLIRDQDIQIVELKKELEVLNSCCSSKNIPVTEDTSIDQDDSVSSGQAGRSLVSLSNKPNLGSYDASVDNFHLVAEDVSKELKSHAGESISCDTSSISLIDEQELSSRGLKVEVQAIHKKLDASECFTEQTSAHTGGVTLSSSHSDNQSDQSLTEHHMLPCLKTERVNLFPQFTSCSKKATIEQSEDEIEELSKITVEDIRHDVSIREVKHPDYLSSCQRVSSDTEDVSSSQSSLELLGMVAPQKKLAELDLEPERCEPGVVNATVECAGHSQAPEQMSDCGGRVPCLLKEITCPVKASKAPSKVSEADEAADKKKEGFACRPQDTKKTRRKLQPATAMMLKEFTSADLDVDTKREERGKSSSGVASGRSDALIRLLKARPVRRV, encoded by the exons ATGGagccagccgccgcgccgccggagccggcctctccgcctcctccgaccACCGTCCGCCGGAACCCACCACGCCGCGCGAGGCCTCCCCCCACCCCGCTCGCCTCcgccaaacccaaacccaagccctcctccctctcccgttTTCTCCAATACGAAGCCGCAGCCTCCATCCCCACTCCGCCTCCTTCCTCGTCCTCCCCGCAAGAGGAGCGCCTCAAGGTGTTCCTCCGCATCCGCCCCCTCCCGGTCCGGGACCACTGCAAGGCCGTCCCCCGCCCGATGCCCGCCAAGGACCCGCGCCGGAAGCCCAAGCAGGCCGGGGGCGCGGACCTTTGCCTCGTGCCCACCGGACCCAACTCCGTTGCGCTCACCGTCCCGCAGTCCAAGCTAGTCGACCCCAAGCGAGGCCGCACCGAGGTCTTCGACGGCTTCTCCGCCGTTTTCCCGCCCGACTCCACCCAG CTTGATATCTTCGTGCAAGTGATGAACCCACTGGTCGATGACTTTTTGGGAGGAAAGAGCGGCCTTCTGGTTGCTATGGGTCCGACAGGGTCTGGAAAGACGCATACCATCTTCGGTTCTCCGAGGAATCCTGGTATACTACCGCTTACGCTTCAGCAGATCTTCAAAGCACAGGATGAAAACAAGGTCGCCAGCCAACCGGCAACGACAAG ATCATTTTCCTTGTCAATGTTTGAGATACTTTCTGAGGGAAAAGGAGAACGCATTCTTGACCTACTGTCTGATGCTGCAGAGTGTGTTCTTCAGCAGTCATCAATCAAAGGTCTTCAAGAG GTGCCACTTTCAAATCTCGCAGATGCTGAGAGCTTAGTTTCACGTGGTATGCTGAAACGCAGCACTGCTGCAACAAATGCTAACAGCAACTCAAG CCGATCACAGTGCATCATCACTATACATGGCATTCATAAAAGCAGTGATGCGGACAGTGAACATTTACTTAGCAATGCTGTTCTGACCATAGCCGACCTTGCTGGGGCAGAGCGGGAAAGGAAAACTGGAAATCAA GGTTCAAGGCTGTTAGAAAGTAACTTCATCAACAATACATCTATGGTTTTTGGTCTCTGTTTGAGG TCTTTGCTAGAATATCAGAAGAATCAGAAGAAACCATTAGAAAAGCATTTCAAGAACTCAATG TTGACAAGGTATTTAAGGGATTACCTAGAAGGAAGGAAGAAAATGACTCTG GTTCTGAATGTGAAGCCAGCGAATGATGATTACCTGGATACATCATTTCTTCTCAGACAAGCTTCTCCGTACATGAAAATAAA GTACACCAGCCTTGAGGATTCTTCTGACTTGGTTACACAAAAGAGAAGCAATGCCTCCTTGATTTGCCAAGAGaacaagaaaaagaggaaggttcaGAAGCCCGAAGTCCTTGGG GTTGAACGGAAGGAAAACGTTGAGACAGATAATATTGCTAAAGTTTCTGAAGAAG ATGACAAGCAGCACAAGTTTCTCAACTCAGAGTTGCGAAGGGTATCCAGAAGCGAAGCAATAATGACGAACTTTGCCAGGGCTTTATGGACTGTACTAAAGCAGTATAAACACAAACTTCTG GAGTCTGAGAATGCTGCTGAGAGCATGACACAATTGATTAGAGATCAAGATATCCAAATTGTGGAGTTGAAAAAGGAGCTGGAGGTTCTAAACTCTTGCTGTTCATCCAAGAACATTCCAGTGACCGAAGACACCTCTATCGACCAAGATGATTCTGTATCATCTGGTCAAGCTGGCCGAAGTTTGGTTTCTCTATCAAATAAACCCAACCTTGGATCTTATGATGCTTCAGTAGATAATTTCCAT TTAGTAGCAGAAGATGTCTCAAAAGAACTCAAAAGCCATG CAGGGGAATCCATCAGTTGTGATACGTCGTCGATTTCTTTGATAGATGAACAAGAACTGAGCTCCAGAGGTCTTAAG GTAGAGGTACAAGCGATTCATAAGAAATTGGATGCATCTGAATGTTTTACTGAGCAAACATCTGCACACACTGGTGGTGTAACGCTTTCATCCAGCCATTCAGATAATCAATCAGATCAAAGCTTGACAG AACATCATATGCTTCCATGTCTCAAGACTGAAAGGGTCAACCTGTTTCCACAGTTCACTAGTTGCAGCAAGAAAGCTACCATAGAACAAAGTGAAGATGAAATAGAAGAGTTAAGCAAGATAACAGTAGAAGATATTCGTCATGATGTCAGTATAAGAG AAGTGAAGCATCCTGATTATCTGAGCTCTTGTCAGCGAGTGAGCTCTGACACAGAAGATGTCAGCTCCAGCCAATCTTCCTTGGAGTTGCTCGGAATG GTTGCTCCTCAAAAGAAACTTGCGGAACTGGACCTGGAACCTGAAAGATGTGAACCAGGAGTGGTAAATGCAACTGTGGAATGTGCAG GCCACAGTCAAGCTCCAGAGCAAATGAGTGATTGCGGAGGCAGGGTTCCATGTTTGCTGAAGGAAATAACTTGTCCAGTGAAGGCTTCAAAG GCCCCAAGTAAGGTCAGTGAGGCAGACGAAGCTGCAGATAAAAAGAAAGAAGGTTTTGCGTGTAGACCTCAAGATACAAAGAAAACTAGGAG GAAGCTGCAGCCAGCCACTGCTATGATGCTCAAGGAATTCACTAGTGCTGACCTTGATGTGGATACGAAAAGG GAAGAAAGAGGCAAATCATCATCCGGCGTGGCATCCGGGAGATCAGATGCGTTGATTCGACTTCTGAAGGCCCGTCCAGTCCGTAGAGTATAG
- the LOC120654343 gene encoding kinesin-like protein KIN-6 isoform X5: MEPAAAPPEPASPPPPTTVRRNPPRRARPPPTPLASAKPKPKPSSLSRFLQYEAAASIPTPPPSSSSPQEERLKVFLRIRPLPVRDHCKAVPRPMPAKDPRRKPKQAGGADLCLVPTGPNSVALTVPQSKLVDPKRGRTEVFDGFSAVFPPDSTQLDIFVQVMNPLVDDFLGGKSGLLVAMGPTGSGKTHTIFGSPRNPGILPLTLQQIFKAQDENKVASQPATTRSFSLSMFEILSEGKGERILDLLSDAAECVLQQSSIKGLQEVPLSNLADAESLVSRGMLKRSTAATNANSNSSRSQCIITIHGIHKSSDADSEHLLSNAVLTIADLAGAERERKTGNQGSRLLESNFINNTSMVFGLCLRSLLEYQKNQKKPLEKHFKNSMLTRYLRDYLEGRKKMTLVLNVKPANDDYLDTSFLLRQASPYMKIKYTSLEDSSDLVTQKRSNASLICQENKKKRKVQKPEVLGVERKENVETDNIAKVSEEDDKQHKFLNSELRRVSRSEAIMTNFARALWTVLKQYKHKLLESENAAESMTQLIRDQDIQIVELKKELEVLNSCCSSKNIPVTEDTSIDQDDSVSSGQAGRSLVSLSNKPNLGSYDASVDNFHLVAEDVSKELKSHGPENSSAPCSMNAGESISCDTSSISLIDEQELSSRGLKSHTEEGNTKVEVQAIHKKLDASECFTEQTSAHTGGVTLSSSHSDNQSDQSLTEHHMLPCLKTERVNLFPQFTSCSKKATIEQSEDEIEELSKITVEDIRHDVSIREVKHPDYLSSCQRVSSDTEDVSSSQSSLELLGMVAPQKKLAELDLEPERCEPGVVNATVECAGHSQAPEQMSDCGGRVPCLLKEITCPVKASKAPSKVSEADEAADKKKEGFACRPQDTKKTRRKLQPATAMMLKEFTSADLDVDTKREERGKSSSGVASGRSDALIRLLKARPVRRV, encoded by the exons ATGGagccagccgccgcgccgccggagccggcctctccgcctcctccgaccACCGTCCGCCGGAACCCACCACGCCGCGCGAGGCCTCCCCCCACCCCGCTCGCCTCcgccaaacccaaacccaagccctcctccctctcccgttTTCTCCAATACGAAGCCGCAGCCTCCATCCCCACTCCGCCTCCTTCCTCGTCCTCCCCGCAAGAGGAGCGCCTCAAGGTGTTCCTCCGCATCCGCCCCCTCCCGGTCCGGGACCACTGCAAGGCCGTCCCCCGCCCGATGCCCGCCAAGGACCCGCGCCGGAAGCCCAAGCAGGCCGGGGGCGCGGACCTTTGCCTCGTGCCCACCGGACCCAACTCCGTTGCGCTCACCGTCCCGCAGTCCAAGCTAGTCGACCCCAAGCGAGGCCGCACCGAGGTCTTCGACGGCTTCTCCGCCGTTTTCCCGCCCGACTCCACCCAG CTTGATATCTTCGTGCAAGTGATGAACCCACTGGTCGATGACTTTTTGGGAGGAAAGAGCGGCCTTCTGGTTGCTATGGGTCCGACAGGGTCTGGAAAGACGCATACCATCTTCGGTTCTCCGAGGAATCCTGGTATACTACCGCTTACGCTTCAGCAGATCTTCAAAGCACAGGATGAAAACAAGGTCGCCAGCCAACCGGCAACGACAAG ATCATTTTCCTTGTCAATGTTTGAGATACTTTCTGAGGGAAAAGGAGAACGCATTCTTGACCTACTGTCTGATGCTGCAGAGTGTGTTCTTCAGCAGTCATCAATCAAAGGTCTTCAAGAG GTGCCACTTTCAAATCTCGCAGATGCTGAGAGCTTAGTTTCACGTGGTATGCTGAAACGCAGCACTGCTGCAACAAATGCTAACAGCAACTCAAG CCGATCACAGTGCATCATCACTATACATGGCATTCATAAAAGCAGTGATGCGGACAGTGAACATTTACTTAGCAATGCTGTTCTGACCATAGCCGACCTTGCTGGGGCAGAGCGGGAAAGGAAAACTGGAAATCAA GGTTCAAGGCTGTTAGAAAGTAACTTCATCAACAATACATCTATGGTTTTTGGTCTCTGTTTGAGG TCTTTGCTAGAATATCAGAAGAATCAGAAGAAACCATTAGAAAAGCATTTCAAGAACTCAATG TTGACAAGGTATTTAAGGGATTACCTAGAAGGAAGGAAGAAAATGACTCTG GTTCTGAATGTGAAGCCAGCGAATGATGATTACCTGGATACATCATTTCTTCTCAGACAAGCTTCTCCGTACATGAAAATAAA GTACACCAGCCTTGAGGATTCTTCTGACTTGGTTACACAAAAGAGAAGCAATGCCTCCTTGATTTGCCAAGAGaacaagaaaaagaggaaggttcaGAAGCCCGAAGTCCTTGGG GTTGAACGGAAGGAAAACGTTGAGACAGATAATATTGCTAAAGTTTCTGAAGAAG ATGACAAGCAGCACAAGTTTCTCAACTCAGAGTTGCGAAGGGTATCCAGAAGCGAAGCAATAATGACGAACTTTGCCAGGGCTTTATGGACTGTACTAAAGCAGTATAAACACAAACTTCTG GAGTCTGAGAATGCTGCTGAGAGCATGACACAATTGATTAGAGATCAAGATATCCAAATTGTGGAGTTGAAAAAGGAGCTGGAGGTTCTAAACTCTTGCTGTTCATCCAAGAACATTCCAGTGACCGAAGACACCTCTATCGACCAAGATGATTCTGTATCATCTGGTCAAGCTGGCCGAAGTTTGGTTTCTCTATCAAATAAACCCAACCTTGGATCTTATGATGCTTCAGTAGATAATTTCCAT TTAGTAGCAGAAGATGTCTCAAAAGAACTCAAAAGCCATGGTCCTGAAAATTCTTCAGCTCCTTGTAGCATGAATG CAGGGGAATCCATCAGTTGTGATACGTCGTCGATTTCTTTGATAGATGAACAAGAACTGAGCTCCAGAGGTCTTAAG TCTCACACAGAAGAAGGAAATACCAAG GTAGAGGTACAAGCGATTCATAAGAAATTGGATGCATCTGAATGTTTTACTGAGCAAACATCTGCACACACTGGTGGTGTAACGCTTTCATCCAGCCATTCAGATAATCAATCAGATCAAAGCTTGACAG AACATCATATGCTTCCATGTCTCAAGACTGAAAGGGTCAACCTGTTTCCACAGTTCACTAGTTGCAGCAAGAAAGCTACCATAGAACAAAGTGAAGATGAAATAGAAGAGTTAAGCAAGATAACAGTAGAAGATATTCGTCATGATGTCAGTATAAGAG AAGTGAAGCATCCTGATTATCTGAGCTCTTGTCAGCGAGTGAGCTCTGACACAGAAGATGTCAGCTCCAGCCAATCTTCCTTGGAGTTGCTCGGAATG GTTGCTCCTCAAAAGAAACTTGCGGAACTGGACCTGGAACCTGAAAGATGTGAACCAGGAGTGGTAAATGCAACTGTGGAATGTGCAG GCCACAGTCAAGCTCCAGAGCAAATGAGTGATTGCGGAGGCAGGGTTCCATGTTTGCTGAAGGAAATAACTTGTCCAGTGAAGGCTTCAAAG GCCCCAAGTAAGGTCAGTGAGGCAGACGAAGCTGCAGATAAAAAGAAAGAAGGTTTTGCGTGTAGACCTCAAGATACAAAGAAAACTAGGAG GAAGCTGCAGCCAGCCACTGCTATGATGCTCAAGGAATTCACTAGTGCTGACCTTGATGTGGATACGAAAAGG GAAGAAAGAGGCAAATCATCATCCGGCGTGGCATCCGGGAGATCAGATGCGTTGATTCGACTTCTGAAGGCCCGTCCAGTCCGTAGAGTATAG